From a single Mycolicibacterium moriokaense genomic region:
- a CDS encoding acyl-CoA dehydrogenase family protein: MAWDFSTDPEWAEQLKWVEQFVREECEPIDYVVKESHDLRDPVRQALIPPLQQIVKERGLWATHLGPHLGGPGFGQVKLALLNEILGRSECAPIVFGSQAPDSGNSEILAHYGTDELKERYLEPLLDNRIVSCFSMTEPQGGADPKVFTTTAVQDGDHWVINGEKWFSSFASMASFIIVMAITDPDAPPYERYSMFVVPGDTPGINVMRDVGLGYQPIGGGREGYVRYENVRVPADHMLGPRGGAFVVAQTRLGGGRIHHAMRTVGLVRRIFDMLCERAVSRYTQGDMLSNKQLVQEMIADSWMEIEAFRLLTMQTAWKIDQHNDYKAVRADISAVKAMMQKVLHDVSARALQVHGSLGTTHEMPFVQYLVESFVLGLADGPTEVHKVTLARLLLKDRKPAPDMFPSEHLLRLRQAAEAKFADKLAGIPRS; this comes from the coding sequence ATGGCGTGGGACTTCTCGACCGACCCCGAATGGGCAGAACAACTGAAATGGGTCGAGCAGTTCGTCCGCGAGGAATGCGAGCCCATCGACTACGTGGTCAAGGAGTCCCATGATCTGCGGGATCCGGTGCGGCAGGCGCTGATTCCACCGCTGCAGCAGATCGTCAAGGAACGCGGCCTGTGGGCCACTCACCTCGGTCCGCACCTCGGTGGTCCCGGGTTCGGTCAGGTCAAGCTCGCCCTGCTCAACGAGATCCTGGGGCGGTCGGAGTGCGCCCCGATCGTCTTCGGCTCGCAGGCACCCGACTCCGGCAACAGCGAGATCCTGGCGCATTACGGCACCGACGAGCTCAAGGAGCGGTACCTCGAACCGTTGTTGGACAACAGGATCGTGTCGTGCTTCTCGATGACCGAACCGCAGGGCGGCGCCGATCCGAAGGTGTTCACCACCACGGCCGTGCAGGACGGCGATCACTGGGTCATCAACGGCGAGAAGTGGTTCTCCTCCTTCGCGTCGATGGCGTCGTTCATCATCGTGATGGCGATAACGGACCCGGATGCGCCGCCGTATGAACGCTATTCGATGTTCGTGGTGCCGGGCGATACGCCGGGGATCAACGTCATGCGCGATGTCGGGCTGGGCTACCAGCCGATCGGCGGCGGGCGCGAGGGATATGTACGGTACGAGAACGTCCGGGTACCCGCCGACCACATGCTCGGCCCCCGCGGCGGGGCCTTCGTCGTCGCGCAGACGCGGTTGGGCGGCGGCCGGATCCATCACGCCATGCGCACCGTGGGCCTCGTGCGGCGCATCTTCGACATGCTGTGCGAGCGGGCCGTGTCGCGGTACACCCAGGGCGACATGCTGTCCAACAAGCAACTGGTCCAGGAGATGATCGCCGACTCGTGGATGGAGATCGAGGCATTCCGGCTCCTGACGATGCAGACGGCGTGGAAGATCGATCAACACAACGACTATAAAGCGGTACGGGCGGATATCTCGGCGGTCAAGGCGATGATGCAGAAGGTGCTCCACGACGTTTCCGCGCGCGCTCTACAGGTGCACGGCTCGCTCGGCACCACCCACGAGATGCCGTTCGTGCAGTACCTCGTCGAGTCCTTCGTGCTCGGCCTCGCCGACGGCCCCACGGAGGTCCACAAGGTCACCCTGGCGCGGTTGCTGCTCAAGGACCGCAAGCCGGCACCCGACATGTTCCCGTCCGAGCACCTGCTGAGGTTGCGCCAAGCGGCCGAGGCGAAGTTCGCCGACAAGCTCGCGGGAATTCCGCGGAGCTAG
- a CDS encoding acyl-CoA dehydrogenase family protein, with product MQLTFDSDVEEFRAEFAAFLDEHLPPETATQERPRSVSHMPQWARDWQRLLFDNGWLLPAQPPEFGGRNANVLQQFVHLDELCRRRIYHSFNPQGVNIVAASLLSFGSEEQKHRWAVPVLRAELTASLGMSEPSAGSDLASLRTRAEFDGDHFVVNGQKVWTSGAHDADFLLTFVRTDPDAPKHKGISVLIIPTDTPGVVCRPFADMTGEENKDFNEVFFTDARVPAENLVGPLNGGWGVANGSLGHERTMMWLGFADRIDNMIADFQPRTELERDQYATTIMDYQALRAMGSAALARAARGEMDTASVSVLKLFGSEAERQAFENALTAAGADGLTHPSTTGPYEHMNLDHYFVSWFERYARSFGGTIAGGTSEIQRNIIAQQVLGLPRR from the coding sequence ATGCAACTGACATTCGATTCCGATGTCGAGGAGTTCCGCGCAGAGTTCGCCGCGTTCCTCGATGAGCATCTGCCGCCGGAGACGGCGACTCAGGAGCGGCCGCGTTCGGTGTCGCACATGCCACAGTGGGCGCGCGACTGGCAGCGCCTGCTGTTCGATAACGGCTGGCTGTTGCCCGCGCAGCCACCGGAATTCGGTGGTCGTAATGCGAACGTACTGCAGCAGTTCGTGCACCTCGACGAGTTGTGCCGACGGCGGATCTATCACAGTTTCAACCCGCAGGGTGTGAACATCGTTGCGGCGTCGCTACTTTCGTTCGGTTCCGAGGAGCAGAAGCATCGGTGGGCGGTGCCCGTGCTGCGCGCCGAGCTCACCGCGTCGTTGGGGATGAGCGAGCCGAGTGCGGGCTCCGATCTGGCGTCGCTGCGTACCAGGGCTGAGTTTGATGGCGACCATTTCGTGGTCAACGGCCAGAAGGTGTGGACCTCGGGCGCACATGACGCCGACTTCCTGTTGACGTTTGTGCGCACGGACCCCGATGCGCCCAAACACAAGGGCATCAGCGTACTGATCATCCCCACCGACACTCCCGGTGTGGTGTGCCGACCCTTCGCCGACATGACCGGTGAGGAGAACAAGGACTTCAACGAGGTGTTCTTCACAGACGCCCGGGTGCCCGCCGAGAATCTCGTCGGACCGCTGAACGGCGGCTGGGGCGTGGCCAACGGATCCCTCGGTCACGAGCGCACCATGATGTGGCTGGGCTTCGCCGACCGCATCGACAACATGATCGCCGACTTTCAGCCGCGCACGGAGTTGGAGCGCGACCAGTATGCGACGACGATCATGGATTACCAGGCGTTGCGGGCCATGGGCTCGGCGGCACTGGCGCGCGCGGCGCGCGGCGAGATGGACACCGCATCGGTATCGGTGCTCAAGCTGTTCGGCTCCGAGGCGGAGCGGCAGGCCTTCGAGAACGCCCTGACCGCTGCCGGTGCCGACGGGCTGACGCACCCGTCGACGACCGGCCCGTACGAGCACATGAACCTCGACCACTACTTCGTTAGTTGGTTCGAACGCTATGCGCGCAGCTTCGGCGGCACCATCGCGGGCGGGACATCGGAGATCCAGCGCAATATCATCGCGCAACAGGTGCTCGGTCTGCCGCGGCGCTGA
- a CDS encoding enoyl-CoA hydratase/isomerase family protein: MTVTDTLILDRSHAGVVVLQLNRPRQLNAINEVMRDELIETLAAIGTDASVHAVVITGAGRGFCSGIDVRNFAPRALETSDPAIDRLRFQEAMAALPQAMWNLPQPVIAAVNGPCVGAGFALCLSSDIRICSTAATFGNGAILLGLSGAEMGMSYHLPRIVGTSVAADWMMTGRTVSATEADRRGLVSELTEPEQLIPRALELARAIADLPPFGTQLTKRALQVNTDAAGLGAALELENRNQVLSHATDEAEARRRPR, from the coding sequence CTGACGGTGACCGACACGCTGATCCTCGACCGGTCGCACGCCGGAGTTGTTGTGCTGCAACTGAACCGGCCCCGACAGCTAAACGCCATCAACGAGGTGATGCGCGACGAGCTGATCGAGACGCTCGCCGCCATCGGCACGGATGCGTCCGTGCACGCCGTTGTGATCACCGGAGCCGGCCGCGGCTTCTGCTCGGGTATCGACGTGCGCAATTTCGCCCCGCGGGCGCTCGAGACGTCCGACCCCGCGATCGACCGGCTGCGGTTCCAGGAGGCGATGGCCGCACTGCCACAGGCGATGTGGAATCTGCCGCAGCCCGTCATCGCCGCGGTGAACGGACCCTGCGTCGGTGCGGGCTTCGCCCTCTGTCTGTCCTCCGACATCCGGATCTGCTCGACGGCGGCGACGTTCGGCAACGGGGCGATCCTGCTGGGACTCTCCGGTGCCGAGATGGGCATGAGCTATCACCTGCCCCGCATCGTCGGCACGAGTGTGGCCGCCGACTGGATGATGACGGGGCGGACGGTATCGGCGACCGAGGCCGACCGCCGCGGCCTGGTCAGCGAGCTCACCGAGCCGGAGCAGCTGATACCTCGCGCACTCGAACTCGCGCGGGCGATCGCCGATCTGCCGCCGTTCGGCACCCAGTTGACGAAACGGGCGCTGCAGGTGAACACCGATGCGGCGGGGCTGGGCGCCGCGCTGGAACTGGAGAACCGCAACCAGGTGCTCAGCCACGCGACGGACGAAGCCGAGGCACGACGGCGGCCTCGCTAG
- a CDS encoding acyl-CoA dehydrogenase family protein: MLLEFDADQRLWQETVRDAVTKACPASLVRGVAENGVDPTPLWKTYVDAGWTELADPEHAVELAIVAEELGRATDPTPFLATLTQFAPLAGDRFDPQVSGTAVHSGVNAYRDADGWVLNGTAQHVLDGDRAERLAVVTAAGVFVVDAGVAITRRSNVFDPVLHIGEVTFAGVHVPDTDRVHVDTERARHVALTGMAITTVGACQRILDLVLEHVKQRQQFGVVIGTFQAVQHKAVDMHVAIERARALSYFAALTIAEDDPRRRLAAAMAKASAGEAQALVFRHGIQLFGAMGFTWENDLQFALKRAKAGELLLGGAAEHRAVIAAEYRGF; this comes from the coding sequence GTGTTACTGGAGTTCGACGCCGATCAGCGGCTGTGGCAAGAGACCGTGCGGGACGCGGTGACCAAGGCCTGCCCGGCGTCGCTGGTGCGCGGCGTCGCCGAGAACGGCGTGGACCCGACCCCGCTGTGGAAGACCTATGTCGACGCGGGCTGGACCGAGCTGGCCGACCCGGAGCACGCGGTCGAACTGGCGATCGTGGCCGAAGAGCTGGGCCGAGCCACCGATCCCACCCCGTTCCTCGCGACCCTGACGCAGTTCGCACCGCTTGCCGGCGACCGGTTCGACCCGCAGGTCTCCGGCACGGCCGTGCACAGCGGGGTGAACGCCTACCGGGACGCCGACGGTTGGGTGCTGAACGGCACGGCGCAACACGTCCTCGACGGCGACCGCGCCGAGAGGCTCGCGGTCGTCACCGCCGCCGGGGTGTTCGTCGTCGACGCGGGCGTCGCCATCACCCGGCGCAGCAATGTCTTCGACCCCGTATTGCACATCGGCGAGGTCACCTTCGCAGGGGTCCACGTCCCCGACACCGACCGCGTCCACGTCGACACCGAACGGGCCCGCCATGTGGCGCTCACCGGCATGGCCATCACCACCGTCGGTGCGTGCCAACGCATCCTCGATCTGGTGCTCGAGCACGTGAAGCAGCGTCAGCAGTTCGGCGTGGTGATCGGAACGTTCCAGGCCGTCCAGCACAAGGCCGTCGACATGCACGTGGCGATCGAACGGGCGCGCGCGCTGTCCTACTTCGCCGCGCTGACGATCGCCGAGGACGATCCGCGTCGGCGGCTGGCCGCGGCGATGGCCAAGGCGTCGGCGGGGGAGGCGCAGGCGCTGGTCTTCCGGCACGGTATACAGCTGTTCGGCGCCATGGGATTCACGTGGGAGAACGACCTGCAGTTCGCGCTGAAACGGGCGAAGGCCGGTGAACTGCTGCTGGGTGGTGCCGCTGAGCATCGCGCCGTGATCGCTGCGGAATACAGGGGTTTCTAA
- a CDS encoding SDR family NAD(P)-dependent oxidoreductase, protein MTCQGKVALVTGTSRGLGKAIAKRLAAEGATVALTARTAEPDRKYQGSLAQTLEEIEQAGGSAITVPADLSKPEERERLFTEVVLKVGAPDILVNNAAVTFLRPLDDFPDRRVRLMMEMHVLAPLHLTQLAIPAMRERGRGWVLNVTSVAGDLPEGPPFSEFDRQAGFGIYGTVKAALNRLTKSLAAELYNDGIAVNAAAPTNPVATEGAGALDLAKTDTEDIALITETAFALCTGDPKTLTGRIAHTQAFLREIGRL, encoded by the coding sequence ATGACGTGTCAGGGGAAGGTAGCCCTGGTGACCGGCACCAGTCGGGGGCTGGGCAAGGCGATTGCGAAGCGGCTGGCCGCCGAGGGGGCGACCGTCGCCCTCACCGCCCGCACCGCCGAGCCCGATCGCAAGTACCAGGGCTCACTGGCACAGACGCTTGAGGAGATCGAGCAGGCCGGCGGATCGGCGATCACTGTGCCCGCCGACCTCTCGAAACCCGAAGAGCGCGAACGACTCTTCACCGAGGTGGTCTTGAAGGTCGGGGCGCCGGACATTCTCGTCAACAACGCCGCCGTCACGTTCCTCCGGCCGCTGGACGACTTCCCAGACCGGCGGGTGCGGCTCATGATGGAGATGCACGTGCTGGCGCCGTTGCACCTCACTCAGCTGGCGATCCCCGCGATGCGCGAGCGGGGCCGAGGGTGGGTGCTGAACGTGACATCGGTCGCCGGCGACCTACCCGAGGGTCCGCCCTTCTCCGAATTCGACCGTCAGGCCGGCTTCGGCATCTACGGGACGGTCAAGGCCGCGCTCAATCGGTTGACGAAAAGCCTTGCGGCAGAGCTCTACAACGACGGGATCGCTGTCAACGCCGCTGCGCCGACCAACCCCGTCGCCACCGAGGGCGCGGGCGCGCTCGATCTGGCCAAGACGGACACCGAGGACATCGCGCTGATCACCGAGACGGCATTCGCGTTGTGCACGGGGGATCCGAAGACGCTGACGGGTCGCATCGCGCATACGCAGGCGTTCCTTCGCGAGATCGGCCGGCTGTGA
- a CDS encoding amidohydrolase family protein, with amino-acid sequence MITHPDGTTTPVIDASVHIFSQSNKDLRSFMREPFKSRGFPDYEMDWYGAPGGEYLSKAEGPDRQYPGSDPEIVGKHIFDEGVADFAVLHPMTRGIMPDRHLGTAIAAAHNELMVTRWLEDNPYAEHFRGTIRVNPDDITGALREIAKYRDHPRVVQVAVPLQSRELYGKPQFWPLWEAAVEANLPVGVHIEVGAGVSFAPTPSGVPRTYENYVSFMALNFLYHLMNLIVEGVFERMPDLKFVWADGAADMLTPFIWRMDCFGRPHLEQTPWAPRMPSDYLPGHTYFVQGAMDGPGDTDFAGEWFGFTGKDDMVMYGSSYPHWQYNELKVPASYSDEQRDKLCWRNAAQLYGIDVGAGVGAQ; translated from the coding sequence GTGATCACACATCCCGACGGAACGACGACCCCGGTCATCGACGCCAGCGTGCACATCTTCAGCCAGTCGAACAAGGATTTGCGCAGCTTCATGCGCGAGCCGTTCAAGAGCCGCGGCTTCCCCGACTACGAGATGGACTGGTACGGCGCGCCTGGCGGCGAATACCTGTCGAAGGCCGAGGGGCCGGACCGGCAGTATCCAGGCTCTGACCCCGAGATCGTCGGCAAGCACATCTTCGACGAGGGCGTCGCCGACTTCGCCGTCCTGCACCCGATGACCCGCGGAATCATGCCCGACCGTCATCTCGGCACGGCGATCGCGGCGGCGCACAACGAATTGATGGTGACACGCTGGCTCGAGGACAACCCGTACGCGGAACACTTCCGGGGCACCATCCGGGTCAATCCCGACGACATCACCGGTGCCCTCCGGGAGATCGCGAAGTACAGGGACCATCCGCGCGTCGTCCAGGTCGCCGTCCCGCTGCAGTCGCGGGAGTTGTACGGAAAGCCGCAGTTCTGGCCGCTGTGGGAGGCCGCGGTGGAAGCCAATCTGCCGGTCGGCGTGCACATCGAGGTCGGTGCGGGCGTCTCGTTCGCGCCGACACCGTCGGGGGTGCCCCGCACGTACGAGAACTACGTGAGCTTCATGGCGCTCAACTTCCTGTACCACCTGATGAATCTCATCGTCGAAGGGGTATTCGAGAGGATGCCCGACTTGAAGTTCGTATGGGCGGACGGGGCCGCGGACATGTTGACGCCGTTCATCTGGCGGATGGACTGCTTCGGCCGTCCGCACCTGGAGCAGACGCCGTGGGCGCCGAGGATGCCGAGCGACTATCTGCCCGGGCACACCTACTTCGTGCAGGGCGCGATGGACGGCCCCGGTGACACCGACTTCGCAGGCGAGTGGTTCGGCTTCACCGGCAAGGACGACATGGTGATGTACGGGTCGAGCTATCCGCACTGGCAGTACAACGAGCTGAAGGTGCCCGCCTCGTATTCCGACGAACAGCGCGACAAGCTGTGCTGGCGAAACGCCGCCCAGCTGTACGGCATAGACGTCGGGGCAGGCGTCGGCGCACAGTAG